The Leptospira levettii genome has a segment encoding these proteins:
- a CDS encoding 7TM-DISM domain-containing protein, translating to MIKIIRWFILLLVIAIQLNCYQKLPQKNQFDSYVDLSGTDWENSIPINLSSSWEFYWNQLLDPNDFDSNQTILKPYIVDFRPWTNLRFGNQTFSEKGYATYRKRIKIQKETTSKHLVIYFSHLHTSSKVFINGNLVQEKGKVSANPKEVIPDRTNSTIDIITNNLELDIVLQIANQDFYHGGPRSEFLIASPKQMQIFKNKNLMAEIFVFGLIFASALYHLFFYFQNTKQFAFLYFSVVCFSFLIRIPFLNSKLYEYFIPVQSFLFQSILLHYINIITFLFSMMFLNELFKSYRNLIINYTFYIGALIALFTPLAPRTIQTYLNFVYILVYLSLFMGYSIYLLYRFRKEAQGLYFMALALFALGIFCFLAIFFNYYGVQGGLYLISGYLLYVGFQSASLSKYFAFAIESRANIERHLYEESINALSKQRAELQLMVHDQLGANLTDLKVYLEKKRNLTQTQTEINSELDVVYNRVVSTIYSLRNQLLYIEDLSLIFENFVTGLHLTLLRRYSDVGREFDFSTSDEFTNYFNQVKIIGNNQNSFLNLFYLLYEVCTNDIKYGMGDSIWNLDLNGGEFHIHQRNVLNQSILPPNEKLELKSIKQRLNQLKGNLTVEILDEFYHLKIHFPAESLQNRSNQY from the coding sequence ATGATAAAGATTATAAGATGGTTTATACTACTTTTAGTGATAGCAATACAATTGAATTGTTATCAAAAACTGCCACAGAAAAATCAGTTTGATTCTTATGTTGATTTGTCAGGAACCGATTGGGAAAATTCAATTCCCATTAATTTATCGTCCAGTTGGGAATTTTATTGGAATCAGTTACTGGATCCAAACGATTTTGATTCCAATCAAACTATATTAAAGCCCTACATTGTTGATTTTCGGCCATGGACTAACTTACGTTTCGGTAACCAAACATTCTCTGAAAAGGGTTATGCTACTTATCGAAAACGAATTAAAATTCAGAAAGAAACGACTTCAAAACATTTGGTTATATATTTTTCTCATTTACATACATCTTCTAAAGTTTTTATCAATGGCAACTTAGTACAAGAAAAAGGGAAGGTTTCTGCAAATCCAAAGGAGGTGATTCCTGATCGTACCAACTCTACGATTGATATTATCACTAACAATCTTGAATTGGACATTGTATTACAAATTGCGAACCAAGATTTTTACCATGGAGGACCTAGGAGTGAATTTTTAATCGCATCCCCTAAACAAATGCAAATATTCAAAAATAAGAATTTGATGGCGGAAATATTTGTGTTTGGTTTGATATTTGCATCCGCCTTATACCATTTGTTTTTTTATTTTCAGAATACAAAACAATTTGCATTTCTATACTTTTCTGTTGTTTGTTTTTCATTTTTAATTAGAATTCCTTTTTTAAATTCTAAGTTATATGAATATTTTATTCCTGTTCAAAGTTTTTTATTCCAATCGATTTTGTTACATTATATCAATATAATTACTTTTTTGTTTTCGATGATGTTCTTAAATGAACTTTTCAAATCATATCGAAATTTGATTATCAATTATACTTTTTATATTGGTGCACTGATTGCTCTATTCACACCTTTGGCACCGAGAACGATTCAAACTTATCTAAATTTTGTATATATTCTTGTGTATCTTTCTTTGTTTATGGGTTATTCAATTTATTTGTTATATCGTTTTAGAAAGGAGGCCCAAGGTCTTTATTTTATGGCACTTGCATTATTTGCTCTTGGCATATTTTGTTTTTTGGCTATATTTTTTAATTACTATGGAGTTCAGGGCGGATTGTATTTGATAAGCGGTTATTTGTTATATGTAGGTTTCCAATCTGCTTCTTTGAGCAAATATTTTGCTTTTGCGATAGAATCGAGAGCAAATATTGAAAGGCATTTATATGAAGAGTCAATCAATGCATTGTCTAAACAACGAGCCGAGTTACAGCTAATGGTTCACGACCAATTGGGAGCAAATCTAACTGATTTAAAAGTATATTTGGAGAAAAAAAGAAATTTAACTCAGACACAAACAGAAATCAACTCCGAATTAGATGTAGTATACAATCGAGTGGTATCCACTATTTATTCACTCCGAAATCAACTTCTTTATATTGAGGATCTTAGTCTGATATTTGAAAATTTTGTAACTGGGTTACACTTAACTTTGTTAAGAAGGTATTCGGATGTAGGAAGAGAATTTGATTTTTCAACATCCGATGAGTTTACCAATTATTTTAATCAGGTAAAGATTATTGGGAATAATCAAAATTCTTTTCTGAATCTTTTTTATTTGTTATATGAAGTTTGCACAAATGACATTAAATATGGGATGGGTGATTCAATTTGGAATTTGGATCTGAATGGAGGTGAATTCCATATTCACCAAAGAAATGTACTAAATCAATCGATCTTACCACCTAATGAAAAGTTAGAGTTAAAAAGTATCAAACAAAGATTAAACCAATTAAAAGGAAATCTTACAGTCGAAATTTTGGATGAGTTTTATCATCTTAAGATTCATTTTCCAGCCGAAAGCCTTCAAAATCGTTCCAATCAGTATTAA
- a CDS encoding RNA recognition motif domain-containing protein has product MSTNIYVGNLSYEMTESKLNELFSVHGSVSSAKIITDQYTGGSKGFGFIEMKDRNEADKAISDLNGKNILNREMKVNIAKPKTNNWN; this is encoded by the coding sequence ATGTCAACAAATATCTATGTAGGTAACCTCTCTTACGAAATGACGGAATCAAAACTTAACGAACTTTTTTCAGTTCATGGTTCTGTTTCTTCTGCTAAAATCATCACTGACCAGTACACTGGCGGATCAAAAGGTTTTGGTTTTATCGAAATGAAAGATCGTAATGAAGCTGACAAAGCTATCAGCGATTTAAACGGAAAAAATATTCTCAATCGTGAAATGAAAGTGAATATTGCAAAACCGAAAACTAACAACTGGAACTAA
- a CDS encoding helix-turn-helix domain-containing protein yields MELLFFKKSVYPNETYYDKIYQSMIGSILLSAGFIQSLFLGLYFFFQGEGKKEYSRYLAFFFFFLSLSMACNLIYYSGNLNEFPHLINLGYFFGFCIAPLFSFVVTRYFLIPKERIDWEGFTLGIPVVFLLYQAPFFLLSGEDKILSLTKIQSNERFSETNIYQILILFFSFFVFLRTYIRFQMEMGQFSKDLYWEGRIFANYLFLLLIWLCFCILICFILPGKISESISNLGFSIWILGFAWHRVYLDKKESHDLPNYQSESVKYQKSYLPEIQMMELGKQLEILLDDKEFLLDGDLNLSFIANKLGISSHTTSQVCNRYFGKSLIEIIQEKRIEHAKYALKHSDETILRIGFDVGFNSKNSFIRVFKELTQLTPSEYRKKHRS; encoded by the coding sequence ATGGAACTTCTCTTTTTCAAAAAATCGGTATATCCAAATGAAACGTATTATGATAAGATTTACCAATCAATGATTGGATCGATTTTATTAAGTGCAGGGTTCATCCAATCCTTGTTTTTGGGCTTGTATTTTTTTTTCCAAGGCGAGGGTAAAAAAGAGTACAGTCGGTATTTAGCATTTTTCTTTTTTTTTCTTTCCCTCAGCATGGCCTGCAACCTAATCTATTACTCAGGAAATTTAAATGAATTCCCACATTTAATCAATTTGGGATATTTTTTCGGATTCTGCATCGCTCCGCTTTTTTCATTTGTCGTAACTCGGTATTTTCTGATTCCAAAGGAACGTATTGATTGGGAAGGATTCACATTAGGAATTCCTGTTGTGTTTTTACTCTACCAAGCTCCTTTTTTCCTATTAAGCGGAGAAGACAAAATTTTATCTCTTACGAAGATTCAATCGAATGAAAGATTCAGTGAGACAAATATATATCAGATTTTAATCTTATTTTTTTCATTCTTCGTTTTCTTAAGAACATACATTCGCTTTCAAATGGAAATGGGTCAATTTTCAAAAGATCTCTATTGGGAAGGCAGAATATTTGCAAATTATCTTTTTTTATTACTCATTTGGCTTTGTTTCTGTATTTTGATTTGTTTCATTTTACCAGGTAAAATCTCTGAATCGATTTCGAATTTAGGGTTTTCCATTTGGATCCTTGGCTTTGCTTGGCATAGGGTTTATTTGGATAAAAAAGAATCACATGATCTTCCAAATTACCAATCTGAATCAGTAAAATACCAAAAGTCATATCTACCTGAAATTCAAATGATGGAACTTGGAAAACAATTAGAGATTTTACTTGATGACAAAGAATTTTTGTTAGATGGTGATTTAAATCTTTCATTCATTGCCAATAAACTTGGAATTTCTTCTCACACTACATCTCAGGTATGTAACCGATACTTTGGTAAAAGTTTGATCGAAATCATCCAAGAAAAAAGAATTGAACATGCAAAATATGCATTAAAACATTCAGATGAAACAATATTAAGAATTGGATTTGATGTTGGTTTTAATTCGAAAAATTCATTTATCAGAGTGTTTAAAGAACTAACTCAACTTACTCCATCAGAGTATCGTAAAAAACATAGATCTTAG
- a CDS encoding DUF2938 domain-containing protein — translation MDHLVSITIQTILIGIGATMAMDLWRFFLQKTFKVNSLDLGLLGRWVGHCAKGKFFHSPIAKSSVIPGESIIGWISHYSIGIFFASLLPIIWGVNWLENPSIGEPFFLGLSTIIAPWFLMQPAMGIGIAASKTPKPFQVRIRNIAIHTVYGLGLYGTALLTHVYLH, via the coding sequence ATGGATCACTTGGTAAGTATAACAATTCAGACAATTTTAATTGGAATTGGCGCTACGATGGCGATGGATCTATGGAGGTTTTTTTTACAAAAGACATTTAAAGTGAACTCCTTAGATCTCGGCCTATTGGGTAGATGGGTTGGGCATTGTGCAAAAGGTAAATTCTTCCACTCACCAATTGCGAAATCTTCGGTGATACCAGGAGAGAGTATCATTGGTTGGATCTCACATTATTCAATTGGTATTTTTTTTGCTAGTTTGTTGCCCATTATCTGGGGAGTAAATTGGTTAGAAAATCCTTCCATCGGAGAGCCCTTTTTTTTAGGACTATCGACCATAATTGCACCTTGGTTTTTGATGCAACCTGCTATGGGAATTGGGATAGCAGCATCAAAAACTCCAAAACCGTTTCAAGTTAGAATTCGAAATATTGCCATCCATACTGTTTATGGACTTGGTTTATACGGAACTGCTCTTTTAACACATGTTTATTTACATTAA
- a CDS encoding LamG-like jellyroll fold domain-containing protein, whose translation MRRIIVLPFLFSLLTCSFPQISRSPLDYLAFLRVFTGLGQTLGGVVSGLRSGTSVTLTNGNDSITISADGNFTFPTRLTSGQSYDVGLTTNGVGITCSISNAKGVAQNSPITNVSVTCGIGVGFYEVGVNVSGISGSISVQNNAAETLTISSNGLTKFSTVQSTGSNYAVTITSQPAGTVCTFDNPLLASGTIAAVNVTIFITCVNGYIVGGNLFSSTSSDLGTNLINRKAYIRTFVGSFPTNNGGTGAVAGAAVASASPTVARFTNPSMLASDVSFLYVADTGNGVIRKIDKSTGVTTILAGGNTGGGITCPGTVTTNCLDGVGTAAQFNGIVGITTNGNNLFLLELNGNRIRIVNLATSVVSTFAGSGVTGAADNTSGILASFSNPTWLTLHNGIFYIVDRGNCTIRTVDPNTSSVGTIAGGAGSCNFANNPVGTSARFVSPIAIVGLGSYLYVTDVGAGGGYKIRRIALTGSNAVDTLAGDGVQASTDGFGTSAQFNDPHGITTDGTNLFLSEWLGHRIRHINLSDNKVTTLVGSASGYSDNATGNGLLNFPGYITTDGQKVYIADQGNHAIRFLEPSELIQYSFDGNANDSIGTNHGSLIGSPTLTSDENGLANGAYELNGTSDYIVSSGPLIQNTDNITFSAWVHSSVNDANQFILYNGLGLSNGYGLMLDNTGSLRIDLTGTQSPPTAMKLPLNRWAHVAVRRLSTNWQIFINGRSTGIVFSTSPIQPNPTTTFKIGDAGIGNFFRGKISNVHFFNGALDDDSIQKLAVQVPSGLISYYPLNGNGKDYGNFMNDLTNYGAAITTDRFGIPNSAYYFNGVSYFQKPNPNGLPIGSASRTICAWFNTSTTIGQYIISYGTPVDTTGNGLALASPTLGMFGWNDDANITHEEFLNQWIHLCGVYDGVTRFAHIYENGTLRFSILKPSWSTGTSANLDIGRLITATGYYSGDLDDIRIYDRTLSVSEIRAISGPYPTQVSSWSQTVASSSLKFFLLPESANFGPGGCLGSVNCVSAWNDRSGNNIHVSQGLAVAQPVYNATGMNGVPAIRFNDASANYLSTSCSTELLSTSNTIFAIYNDIGMVGSDGIFHNGEKLLYLPDITTNNLLSFFDLQLNNPKLISTGAYNIPSENILMSLDFNGTTGSIYKFGSPVASSSIPTASFTCGVYDLSIGRFLWNSGIYPTNGDYLNGYIGDLIYFNQVLSTSDREVVECYLSGKYRMKVGHRCP comes from the coding sequence ATGAGACGTATTATTGTATTACCGTTTCTTTTCTCTCTCCTCACCTGTTCATTTCCTCAAATATCAAGAAGTCCCTTAGACTATTTGGCTTTCCTTCGTGTTTTCACGGGTTTGGGTCAAACTTTAGGGGGTGTTGTTTCGGGACTTAGGTCTGGCACTTCGGTAACACTCACCAATGGGAATGATTCAATTACTATTTCTGCTGATGGAAATTTTACATTCCCCACACGATTAACCTCTGGCCAAAGTTATGATGTTGGTTTAACAACAAACGGAGTTGGTATCACATGTTCTATTTCCAATGCAAAGGGAGTTGCCCAAAACTCTCCAATAACAAACGTTAGTGTTACTTGTGGGATTGGCGTCGGATTCTATGAAGTTGGAGTCAACGTTTCAGGGATCAGTGGTTCCATTTCAGTCCAAAATAATGCCGCAGAAACTCTAACGATTTCCTCCAATGGACTTACTAAATTTTCTACTGTGCAATCAACTGGATCCAATTATGCAGTCACGATCACATCGCAACCAGCAGGTACGGTTTGTACTTTTGATAATCCATTACTAGCCTCCGGTACCATTGCAGCAGTGAACGTAACCATTTTTATCACTTGTGTCAACGGTTACATTGTTGGTGGAAATTTGTTTTCTTCGACTAGCAGCGATTTAGGAACAAATTTAATCAATCGAAAGGCATACATCAGAACCTTTGTTGGCTCTTTCCCAACTAACAATGGTGGTACGGGAGCTGTTGCAGGCGCAGCTGTAGCTTCAGCTTCACCAACAGTTGCTAGATTCACGAATCCGAGTATGTTAGCAAGCGATGTTAGTTTCCTTTATGTTGCTGATACTGGGAATGGGGTGATCCGTAAAATTGATAAATCCACAGGTGTTACTACCATTCTTGCAGGAGGAAACACTGGTGGAGGAATCACTTGTCCTGGGACTGTCACAACGAATTGTTTGGACGGAGTTGGAACTGCCGCTCAGTTTAACGGAATTGTTGGGATCACTACAAACGGAAATAATTTATTCTTATTAGAATTAAACGGAAATCGTATTCGAATCGTAAACTTAGCAACATCTGTTGTTTCCACCTTTGCTGGTTCTGGTGTTACAGGTGCAGCAGATAATACGTCTGGAATTTTAGCTTCATTTTCCAATCCAACTTGGCTCACCCTGCATAATGGAATTTTTTATATCGTCGACAGGGGAAACTGTACAATCCGTACGGTAGATCCAAACACTTCTTCTGTGGGAACAATTGCCGGAGGTGCTGGTTCTTGTAATTTTGCCAATAATCCAGTTGGTACAAGTGCAAGATTTGTATCACCGATTGCCATTGTAGGATTAGGAAGTTACCTCTATGTAACTGATGTAGGCGCGGGTGGTGGTTATAAAATCAGAAGGATTGCACTCACAGGTTCAAATGCTGTTGATACCTTGGCAGGAGATGGAGTACAAGCATCCACTGATGGTTTTGGAACTTCCGCTCAATTTAACGACCCACATGGAATCACAACAGATGGAACCAATTTGTTTTTATCAGAATGGCTTGGACATAGAATTCGCCATATAAACTTGAGTGATAATAAAGTCACAACACTCGTTGGAAGTGCATCAGGATATTCTGATAATGCGACAGGGAATGGTTTACTCAATTTCCCAGGGTACATCACGACGGATGGACAAAAAGTTTACATCGCCGACCAAGGAAACCACGCCATTCGTTTTTTAGAACCATCCGAATTAATCCAATATTCATTCGATGGAAATGCTAACGATTCGATCGGAACCAATCACGGTTCCTTGATTGGTTCTCCGACTCTTACTTCAGATGAAAATGGACTTGCCAACGGTGCTTATGAATTGAATGGAACATCTGATTACATTGTTTCATCAGGACCATTAATCCAAAACACAGATAACATCACGTTCTCTGCTTGGGTACATTCCTCTGTGAATGATGCCAACCAATTCATTCTATACAATGGACTCGGTCTCAGCAATGGATATGGTCTTATGTTGGATAATACTGGAAGTTTGAGAATCGACTTAACAGGAACGCAGAGCCCACCTACTGCAATGAAATTACCACTAAATCGATGGGCACATGTCGCAGTACGTCGGTTATCCACTAATTGGCAAATTTTCATCAATGGAAGATCGACAGGAATTGTTTTTTCAACAAGCCCTATCCAACCAAATCCAACGACTACATTTAAAATTGGAGATGCTGGGATTGGTAATTTCTTTAGAGGTAAAATTTCCAATGTCCATTTTTTCAATGGTGCGTTAGACGATGATTCCATTCAAAAATTAGCCGTACAAGTTCCATCAGGTTTGATTTCCTATTATCCATTGAATGGAAATGGAAAAGATTATGGCAATTTCATGAATGACCTCACCAATTATGGAGCCGCCATTACAACAGATCGTTTTGGCATACCCAATTCAGCGTATTATTTTAATGGAGTTTCCTACTTCCAAAAACCAAATCCAAATGGATTGCCAATAGGTAGTGCAAGTCGTACCATCTGCGCTTGGTTTAATACTTCTACTACCATTGGACAATATATCATCAGTTATGGAACACCTGTCGACACAACTGGTAATGGACTTGCTTTGGCCTCTCCTACACTAGGTATGTTCGGTTGGAATGATGATGCTAATATTACGCATGAAGAGTTTTTAAATCAGTGGATTCACTTATGTGGTGTTTATGACGGTGTGACAAGGTTCGCCCATATATATGAAAATGGTACTCTTAGATTTTCAATCTTAAAGCCTTCTTGGTCTACTGGTACGAGTGCAAATCTAGATATAGGAAGATTAATCACTGCTACAGGGTATTATTCCGGGGATCTTGATGACATTCGAATTTATGATCGAACCTTATCAGTTTCGGAAATTCGTGCAATTTCAGGACCTTATCCGACACAAGTTAGTTCATGGAGCCAAACGGTTGCTAGCAGTAGTTTAAAGTTTTTTTTGTTACCTGAAAGTGCAAATTTTGGTCCTGGTGGTTGTCTTGGCAGTGTCAATTGTGTTTCCGCTTGGAATGATCGAAGTGGGAACAATATCCATGTTTCCCAAGGATTAGCCGTTGCACAGCCAGTGTACAATGCAACAGGAATGAATGGAGTCCCTGCCATTCGTTTTAATGATGCTTCTGCAAATTATTTATCTACTTCCTGTTCTACAGAACTCTTATCCACTTCCAATACAATCTTTGCCATTTACAATGACATTGGAATGGTAGGCAGTGATGGAATTTTCCACAATGGTGAAAAACTTCTCTATTTACCAGACATTACAACGAACAATCTCTTAAGTTTTTTTGATCTACAACTCAATAATCCAAAATTAATTTCAACGGGTGCATATAACATTCCTTCAGAAAATATCCTTATGTCTTTAGATTTTAATGGGACAACGGGCTCTATTTATAAATTTGGATCCCCCGTTGCTTCCTCATCTATTCCGACTGCTAGTTTTACTTGTGGAGTTTATGACTTAAGTATCGGTAGGTTCTTATGGAATTCGGGAATTTACCCAACCAATGGGGATTATCTCAATGGTTATATTGGAGATCTTATCTACTTCAATCAGGTTCTTTCCACAAGTGACAGAGAAGTGGTTGAATGTTATTTATCAGGCAAATATAGAATGAAAGTTGGACATAGATGCCCTTGA
- a CDS encoding MFS transporter, giving the protein MKYIIIIASIVLFGFFSVGIPIATLPGFIRNSLGYSDVWLGIILGTQSIVTLLFRHHSGTISDLKGPKVAVKRGLFFAVISGIVNLGPLLIPGDMGLVTLLFGRIILGYSESLLITGALSWGVGLVGPANAGRVMAWSGMAMYGAIAISAPLGYFMVQQLGFQGGVMLAILFPVIAGIISISVPAIPPASKVRIPFYQVIPKVWKHGFGLLFAAVSFAGIAGFSTLLFKERGWENAQWVMAIFGTAYVLSRIFFAGTVDVYGGKKIALIFSFVAIIGQILLWQANHAYIAFIGAALTGFGYSLVFPAFGVEAVKNMEPQFRGVALGAYVAFFDLALGVTGPLAGFVADHFGYAAVFAFGMIACIFSFSIAFSLKESKN; this is encoded by the coding sequence ATGAAATATATTATCATCATCGCGTCCATAGTGCTCTTTGGTTTTTTCTCTGTGGGAATTCCAATTGCAACACTTCCAGGTTTTATCAGAAATAGTTTAGGGTATAGTGATGTTTGGCTCGGAATTATACTTGGTACCCAATCAATTGTAACTTTACTCTTTCGTCACCATTCCGGTACCATCTCGGATTTAAAAGGACCCAAAGTCGCAGTCAAACGAGGTTTATTCTTTGCAGTTATTTCTGGTATTGTCAATTTAGGTCCTCTTTTGATACCAGGAGATATGGGGCTTGTCACACTTTTGTTTGGTAGAATTATTTTAGGTTACTCAGAAAGTTTACTAATCACCGGTGCTCTTTCATGGGGAGTTGGTTTGGTTGGACCAGCTAACGCAGGTCGTGTGATGGCTTGGAGTGGCATGGCAATGTATGGAGCAATTGCAATTTCTGCCCCTTTAGGATATTTTATGGTTCAACAATTAGGATTCCAAGGTGGAGTTATGTTAGCGATTCTTTTTCCTGTCATCGCTGGGATCATTTCCATTTCCGTTCCTGCCATCCCTCCTGCAAGTAAAGTAAGAATTCCCTTTTACCAAGTAATTCCTAAAGTATGGAAACATGGTTTTGGATTACTATTTGCTGCTGTATCTTTTGCTGGGATAGCTGGATTTAGTACCTTACTCTTTAAAGAGAGGGGATGGGAAAACGCACAGTGGGTGATGGCGATATTTGGAACTGCTTATGTTCTATCTCGAATCTTTTTTGCTGGAACTGTAGATGTATATGGTGGGAAAAAAATTGCTCTCATTTTTTCATTTGTCGCCATTATAGGACAGATATTATTATGGCAAGCAAATCACGCTTATATAGCGTTTATAGGCGCTGCATTGACAGGTTTTGGTTATTCACTTGTTTTCCCTGCATTCGGTGTGGAAGCAGTTAAAAACATGGAACCACAATTTCGGGGAGTCGCCTTAGGAGCTTATGTTGCTTTCTTCGATCTTGCCTTGGGAGTGACTGGGCCACTTGCTGGATTTGTTGCTGATCATTTTGGATATGCGGCTGTGTTTGCATTTGGAATGATCGCTTGTATTTTCTCCTTTTCCATTGCATTCAGTTTGAAGGAATCAAAGAATTAA
- a CDS encoding ArsR/SmtB family transcription factor, which produces MSEIANMLGNESRLILLQLLAEGEKSVETLSEESGIPVANTSQHLQALKKANLVITRRDGKRILYRWELGPMKELFLALEKFAIYSTAQDDHSNLKSKGRNSDLSTSELQKKMKKGGILLIDVRSKEEYKKGHIPEAVNIPYNELETYKFPKNKELIVYCRGPLCLLSVNALNFLKARELSVTRYGGGYRNWESGDI; this is translated from the coding sequence ATGAGCGAAATCGCGAATATGCTTGGAAACGAATCACGTTTAATTTTGCTTCAACTTCTGGCAGAAGGGGAAAAATCTGTAGAAACTCTTTCCGAAGAATCGGGAATCCCGGTTGCTAACACTTCTCAACACCTACAAGCGCTAAAAAAAGCAAATCTTGTCATCACAAGGAGAGATGGAAAGAGGATCTTATATCGCTGGGAATTAGGTCCGATGAAGGAACTTTTTTTGGCACTAGAAAAATTTGCAATTTATAGCACTGCCCAAGATGACCATTCAAACCTAAAATCAAAAGGCAGAAACTCCGACTTATCAACCTCTGAATTACAAAAAAAAATGAAAAAAGGAGGAATCCTCCTGATTGACGTCCGCTCGAAAGAAGAGTACAAAAAAGGGCATATACCAGAAGCTGTGAACATTCCTTATAATGAATTGGAAACATATAAATTTCCCAAAAACAAAGAGTTGATTGTTTACTGCAGAGGACCTTTGTGTTTATTATCGGTGAATGCTTTGAATTTTTTGAAAGCTCGTGAACTTAGTGTTACACGATATGGTGGAGGTTATCGAAATTGGGAATCTGGAGATATATAA
- a CDS encoding DUF4386 domain-containing protein: MKNETMKWNPYIGLVLIIIPILIQIPYTLLIMNFQYPDILRQPTDLILSEFQKGGSSLVWTWWFFGISGLPLFFAFIHLYQNTKENSLLLSLTAVIFGVASLFFQLIGLLRWVFVVPILSNLYFDPQSSEIMKQAVLINFQTIHHLFGVLIGEHLGQLFTILWMFLVSIVFRKNQIFPNWISNFGMISAFLYLLAQFELFSLVIPEVKEIPFAGLVGSLCWLVWMMALGIQMLKRKSIVIS; encoded by the coding sequence ATGAAAAATGAAACAATGAAATGGAATCCGTATATTGGGCTAGTGTTAATCATTATACCCATTCTTATACAAATTCCTTATACACTTTTAATTATGAATTTTCAATATCCAGATATATTGAGACAACCAACAGACTTGATTTTGTCAGAATTCCAGAAAGGTGGTTCTTCCTTAGTGTGGACATGGTGGTTTTTTGGAATTTCAGGGCTCCCTCTTTTTTTTGCATTTATACATTTGTATCAGAATACAAAAGAAAATAGTCTGTTGTTATCTTTAACGGCGGTTATATTTGGAGTTGCATCTTTGTTTTTTCAGTTGATTGGACTCTTACGTTGGGTATTTGTTGTGCCAATACTTTCAAATTTATATTTTGACCCACAATCATCCGAGATTATGAAACAAGCAGTTCTCATCAATTTCCAAACAATTCACCATCTATTTGGGGTTTTAATTGGTGAACACTTAGGCCAACTTTTTACAATTTTATGGATGTTCCTTGTATCAATTGTTTTTCGTAAAAATCAAATATTTCCCAATTGGATCTCCAATTTTGGAATGATATCTGCCTTTTTATATCTACTTGCTCAATTTGAATTATTTTCACTTGTCATTCCTGAAGTGAAGGAGATCCCCTTCGCAGGGTTAGTCGGAAGTTTGTGTTGGTTGGTTTGGATGATGGCACTAGGAATACAAATGTTAAAACGTAAATCGATCGTCATATCTTAA